A part of Larkinella insperata genomic DNA contains:
- a CDS encoding 2-hydroxyacid dehydrogenase, with protein MSQNRPTILIADEMHPSLFSMLEQAGFDYQYEPNISRPALIEQISGYDGLIIRSKTAVDAEVLNAARQLRFIGRAGAGLDLIDLDTAQRRGIRVFHAGEGNRDAVAEHTVGMLLGLLANLAKGDREVRRGVWDREGNRGYELGSLTVGIVGFGNNGRATARRLSGFGCRVLCYDKYLTRYGGTFAQEAELEQIMEEADVLSLHIPLTPETRLMVDDAFIERFEKPFYLVNIARGEIVSLPALVRGLESGKVRGACLDVLENEKIAKLTPEQQTVFDYLRNSDKVLLTPHVAGWTHESYVRINEVLVNQLKEVI; from the coding sequence ATGTCCCAGAATCGCCCCACAATCCTGATTGCCGACGAGATGCACCCTTCGTTGTTTTCAATGCTCGAGCAGGCCGGATTTGACTACCAGTACGAACCCAACATTTCGCGCCCGGCGCTGATTGAGCAGATTTCCGGGTACGACGGTTTGATTATTCGCAGTAAAACGGCAGTCGATGCCGAGGTGCTCAACGCGGCCCGCCAGTTGCGCTTTATTGGCCGGGCGGGCGCCGGGCTGGACCTGATCGATCTGGACACCGCCCAACGCCGGGGCATCCGGGTTTTTCACGCGGGAGAAGGCAACCGCGACGCCGTTGCCGAACATACCGTGGGAATGCTGCTGGGGTTGCTGGCCAACCTTGCGAAAGGCGACCGGGAAGTTCGCCGGGGCGTCTGGGACCGTGAAGGCAACCGGGGCTACGAACTCGGTAGCCTGACCGTCGGCATTGTTGGGTTTGGCAACAACGGCCGGGCCACCGCCCGCCGGCTCAGCGGCTTCGGCTGCCGGGTGCTGTGTTACGATAAATACCTGACCCGGTACGGCGGAACGTTTGCGCAGGAAGCGGAACTGGAACAGATTATGGAGGAAGCCGATGTGCTGAGCCTGCACATTCCGCTGACCCCGGAAACCCGGCTGATGGTCGATGATGCGTTCATTGAGCGGTTTGAAAAGCCGTTTTACCTGGTCAACATTGCGCGGGGCGAAATCGTGTCGCTGCCGGCGCTGGTGCGCGGGCTGGAAAGCGGCAAGGTGCGCGGGGCTTGTCTGGATGTGCTTGAGAATGAGAAGATCGCGAAGCTGACGCCCGAGCAGCAAACGGTTTTCGATTACCTGCGAAACTCCGACAAGGTGTTGCTGACGCCCCACGTTGCGGGCTGGACCCACGAAAGCTACGTCCGGATCAACGAAGTGCTGGTGAACCAACTGAAAGAAGTAATATGA
- the pdxA gene encoding 4-hydroxythreonine-4-phosphate dehydrogenase PdxA — translation MEPRQSEKNNERHPEPQTRRPVIGITLGDYNGIGPEVILKALQHNRLQRLCTPVIYGSMKVLNRYRNILQQSGLSLKDWNLNGIQHVGQANPKLTNVITCWSDQGGQDRQNQEVQPGKVTPEAGEAALACLQRATEDLKAGHLDAIVTAPINKYNIQTETFKFPGHTEYFAEAFGVTDNLMFLVSDVLRVGVVTGHIPLGRVRSNITKEKVLQKLQLMHQSLRGDFGIRKPRIAVLGLNPHAGEEGLLGNEEQDVLKPLIQELRNKGQLIYGPFASDGFFGTRSYRKYDAVLAMYHDQGLIPFKTIAFDEGVNFTAGMPVVRTSPDHGTAYDIAGKNQADETSMLQAIYLACDVSRYRKEMAEIEENALSKKTISGKISEQSA, via the coding sequence ATGGAACCGCGCCAATCGGAAAAAAATAACGAACGTCATCCGGAGCCCCAAACCCGTCGACCCGTCATCGGAATCACCCTCGGCGATTACAACGGCATTGGTCCGGAAGTTATCCTGAAAGCTCTGCAACACAACCGCTTGCAGAGACTCTGTACCCCCGTCATCTACGGATCGATGAAGGTCCTGAACCGGTATCGGAACATCCTGCAACAAAGCGGTTTGTCGCTAAAAGACTGGAACCTGAACGGCATTCAGCACGTGGGACAGGCCAATCCTAAACTGACAAACGTCATCACCTGCTGGAGCGATCAGGGCGGTCAGGACCGGCAGAATCAGGAAGTACAGCCGGGGAAAGTGACCCCCGAAGCCGGAGAGGCCGCGCTGGCATGCTTGCAGCGGGCTACGGAAGACCTCAAGGCGGGCCATCTGGATGCCATCGTAACGGCTCCGATCAACAAGTACAACATCCAAACCGAAACCTTTAAATTTCCGGGCCACACCGAGTATTTTGCCGAAGCCTTTGGCGTGACAGACAACCTGATGTTTCTGGTCAGCGACGTGCTGCGGGTCGGGGTGGTGACGGGCCACATTCCGCTGGGGCGCGTCCGGTCGAACATCACCAAAGAGAAAGTCCTCCAGAAACTGCAGCTGATGCACCAGTCGCTGCGGGGTGATTTCGGGATCCGGAAACCGCGGATTGCGGTACTAGGCCTGAACCCGCACGCGGGCGAAGAAGGCTTGCTGGGCAACGAAGAACAGGATGTCCTGAAACCGCTGATCCAGGAGTTGCGCAACAAAGGGCAGTTGATTTATGGTCCGTTTGCGTCTGACGGCTTTTTTGGCACCCGTTCGTACCGGAAATACGATGCCGTTCTGGCCATGTACCACGACCAGGGGTTGATTCCGTTCAAGACCATTGCGTTCGATGAGGGGGTTAACTTTACGGCCGGAATGCCGGTTGTTCGGACTTCGCCCGATCACGGCACGGCCTACGATATTGCCGGAAAAAATCAGGCCGACGAAACCTCCATGCTCCAGGCTATTTACCTGGCCTGCGATGTGTCGCGTTACCGGAAAGAAATGGCTGAAATCGAAGAGAATGCCCTGAGTAAGAAAACAATCAGTGGAAAAATAAGTGAGCAGTCTGCTTAA
- a CDS encoding YicC/YloC family endoribonuclease, translating to MLKSMTGFGSATQEANGLTVTVEIKTLNSKFLDIYCRLPRTFSDKEVELRNLLTQRLERGKVELSLNVNRLTEVRPGVTVNRPLVEAYLKDLRETSQGLLLDVSDSDLFRLALQQPNVFNSEAVAASDTATSDWELIQLTVLEAIRKCDEFRQQEGNGLEGKFREYIQIITDRLTLVEVQDQKRIPAVRERIRNMVTELLVSDEFDQNRFEQELIYYIEKFDISEEKVRLKNHLSYFMEVLAAEEANGKKLNFIAQEIGREINTIGSKANDASIQRLVVQMKDELEKIKEQTLNVI from the coding sequence ATGCTAAAATCAATGACGGGCTTCGGCAGCGCCACCCAGGAAGCCAACGGACTGACAGTAACGGTAGAGATCAAAACGCTGAACTCCAAATTTCTGGACATTTACTGCCGGCTTCCGCGGACGTTCTCCGACAAAGAAGTGGAATTACGAAATCTGCTCACGCAACGACTTGAGCGGGGCAAAGTAGAGCTGTCGCTGAACGTCAACCGGCTGACGGAGGTGCGCCCCGGTGTAACCGTCAACCGGCCGCTGGTGGAAGCCTATCTGAAAGACCTGCGCGAAACCTCGCAGGGACTTTTGCTGGATGTGTCAGACAGCGACCTGTTCCGGCTGGCCCTGCAGCAGCCCAACGTATTCAACTCCGAAGCGGTGGCCGCTTCGGATACCGCAACCAGCGACTGGGAACTCATTCAACTGACCGTTCTGGAAGCCATCCGGAAGTGCGACGAATTCCGTCAGCAGGAAGGAAACGGGTTGGAGGGCAAGTTTCGCGAATACATTCAGATCATTACGGACCGGCTGACGCTCGTTGAAGTGCAGGACCAGAAACGCATTCCCGCCGTTCGCGAACGGATTCGGAACATGGTGACCGAACTGCTGGTCAGCGACGAATTCGACCAGAACCGGTTTGAGCAGGAACTGATTTACTACATCGAAAAATTCGATATTTCGGAGGAAAAAGTCCGGCTCAAAAATCATTTAAGCTACTTCATGGAAGTGCTGGCGGCCGAGGAAGCCAACGGCAAAAAGCTCAACTTCATTGCGCAGGAAATTGGCCGGGAAATCAACACCATTGGTTCGAAAGCCAACGATGCCTCCATCCAGCGGCTGGTGGTGCAGATGAAGGATGAGCTGGAAAAAATCAAGGAGCAGACGCTGAACGTGATCTGA
- a CDS encoding saccharopine dehydrogenase family protein: MNKILVVGMGKVGLLVGLLLHKRFNVTGFDKLQPAHDLPFPVVLGDVTDEATLRSTLSDFDGVVSCLPYSLNLPIARVAWELGVHYFDLTEDVPTTTAIRGMAETARAVMAPQCGLAPGLIGIVGADLAKRFTKLRDIELRVGALPRYPNGLLGYSFTWSPAGVINEYLNDCEVIANGDIKSVPALDGVEVINIEGQEFEAFSTSGGLGTMCETYAGRVDTLNYKTIRYPGHAKLMRFLLYELILKDKRVLVEQILTEAKPPVQADVVYVYAVVEGWKGPVLEREEFFRAYHPRDIDGQSWRAISWTTAGSVAAVVELVADGLLPQRGFLKQEEIPLGLFLGTQNGAFFEN; the protein is encoded by the coding sequence ATGAACAAAATTCTGGTTGTTGGGATGGGAAAAGTTGGTTTACTGGTCGGGCTTCTGCTCCATAAACGCTTCAACGTAACGGGTTTTGATAAACTGCAACCGGCCCACGACCTCCCCTTCCCGGTCGTACTGGGCGATGTGACCGACGAAGCCACGCTCCGCTCTACCCTGTCCGATTTCGATGGCGTGGTGTCGTGCCTGCCCTATAGTCTGAACCTGCCCATCGCCCGGGTCGCCTGGGAACTGGGCGTTCATTATTTTGACCTCACCGAAGACGTTCCGACCACCACCGCCATCCGGGGCATGGCCGAAACCGCCAGGGCCGTCATGGCTCCGCAGTGCGGGCTGGCTCCCGGCCTGATCGGGATCGTCGGGGCTGATCTGGCCAAACGCTTTACCAAACTCCGCGACATCGAGTTGCGCGTGGGTGCCCTGCCGCGTTACCCCAACGGCTTGCTCGGGTATTCGTTTACGTGGTCGCCCGCCGGGGTAATCAACGAATACCTCAATGACTGCGAAGTGATTGCAAACGGGGATATTAAATCCGTTCCGGCGCTCGATGGGGTCGAAGTGATCAACATCGAAGGGCAGGAATTTGAAGCCTTCAGCACTTCGGGCGGCCTGGGAACCATGTGCGAAACCTACGCCGGGCGGGTCGATACGCTCAACTACAAGACCATTCGCTACCCCGGACACGCGAAACTGATGCGTTTCCTGCTTTACGAACTGATCCTGAAAGACAAACGCGTACTCGTGGAGCAGATTCTGACGGAAGCCAAGCCGCCCGTTCAGGCCGATGTGGTGTATGTCTACGCCGTCGTGGAAGGCTGGAAGGGGCCGGTACTCGAACGGGAGGAGTTTTTCCGGGCGTATCACCCGCGCGACATCGACGGCCAGTCCTGGCGGGCCATCTCCTGGACCACCGCCGGTTCAGTAGCCGCCGTGGTGGAACTGGTGGCCGACGGTCTGCTGCCGCAGCGGGGTTTTCTCAAGCAGGAAGAAATACCGCTTGGCCTGTTTCTGGGAACGCAGAACGGAGCCTTTTTTGAAAATTAA
- a CDS encoding DNA-3-methyladenine glycosylase: MKLPVEFYQEHDTITLSQRLLGCELVHESPEGTTAGIIVETEAYLTGDPACHAYRRQTVRNAAMFGPAGTLYVYLIYGYYHCINVVAGPEGIGEAVLIRALEPTEGIDLMAERRKLDPTTKAGLRGLTSGPGKLVIAMGISRAHNTLSLTGPTAVSPIYIRPRILDGFDMVTTTRIGITQGADLPYRYYVKGNRFVSKP; the protein is encoded by the coding sequence ATGAAACTTCCTGTTGAATTTTATCAAGAACACGACACCATCACCCTGTCGCAACGACTGCTCGGCTGCGAACTGGTGCACGAAAGCCCGGAAGGAACCACCGCCGGGATTATTGTGGAAACGGAAGCGTATTTGACCGGCGATCCGGCCTGCCACGCGTACCGGCGCCAGACCGTCCGCAACGCGGCTATGTTTGGCCCGGCGGGCACTTTGTATGTTTACCTCATTTACGGCTATTACCACTGCATCAACGTGGTGGCCGGGCCGGAGGGAATCGGGGAAGCCGTACTGATCCGGGCGCTCGAACCCACCGAAGGCATTGACTTGATGGCGGAGCGCCGAAAGCTGGACCCGACCACCAAAGCGGGCCTGCGCGGACTGACCAGCGGCCCCGGCAAGCTGGTGATTGCGATGGGCATTTCGCGCGCTCACAACACCCTGTCACTGACGGGCCCAACCGCCGTTTCGCCCATTTACATCCGCCCCCGCATCCTGGACGGTTTTGACATGGTAACGACCACGCGCATCGGTATTACGCAGGGCGCGGATTTGCCGTATCGGTATTACGTGAAAGGAAACCGGTTTGTGAGTAAACCATAA
- a CDS encoding CocE/NonD family hydrolase, with protein sequence MKNRLFSLLLAFLSFSVCAQQASPSAEFVRQHYQKTEYQIPMRDGTKLHTAVYVPKDASASKPYPILMQRTCYSVAPYGADQYPNRLGPSPTLMRDKFIFVYQDVRGRYMSEGVWTNMTPNLPDPSPAKKKAKTKTVSTAGSPDESSDTYDTIEWLLKNVEFNNGRVGQWGISYPGFYTVAGAVNAHPALKASSPQAPVSDFFFDDFHHNGAFIQAYIFAYPVFGIQHPKPTTESWFMPAMFNATIKDGYQWQYDLGPLKNADRYYKDNFFWQETVNHPNYDEFWQKRNILPHLKNVKHAVMTVGGWFDAEDLYGPLNVYKTLEKNNPGTYNTLVMGPFGHGRWSQETGHTLHSNVYFGDSIATFYQKNIEAPFFNHFLKGPGDGKTGLPDAYLFDTGRKEWKTFDQWPAATAQKRTFSLDNSGQLTQQAGDGRGFLEFISDPMKPVPYTEDLSTTASFTPFNYMSEDQRFAGKRPDVLVFQTEPLTEDLTLGGEVTAKLKVSTTGTDADWVVKLIDVYPPDEPNHPYVLNKNVLLANYQQMVRSEAMRGRFRNSFEKPEPFKPGEVTDVQFRLQDVLHTFKKGHRVMVQVQSTWFPLIDRNPQKYVDNIFKANAEDFQKATHRVYNNSVLEVQVLK encoded by the coding sequence ATGAAAAACCGTCTTTTCTCCTTGCTTCTCGCTTTTCTAAGTTTTTCGGTATGCGCGCAGCAGGCCAGCCCCAGTGCCGAGTTTGTCCGGCAGCATTATCAGAAAACCGAGTACCAGATACCGATGCGCGACGGCACCAAACTGCACACCGCCGTTTATGTCCCGAAAGACGCATCGGCTAGCAAGCCGTACCCGATCCTGATGCAACGGACTTGCTACAGCGTCGCGCCGTACGGGGCCGATCAGTATCCAAATCGGCTGGGCCCTTCACCGACGCTCATGCGGGACAAATTTATTTTCGTTTACCAGGACGTGCGAGGCCGGTACATGAGCGAAGGCGTCTGGACAAACATGACCCCCAACCTACCCGATCCGTCACCGGCCAAAAAGAAGGCTAAAACCAAGACGGTTTCAACGGCTGGTTCGCCCGATGAGAGCTCGGACACGTACGATACCATCGAGTGGCTGCTCAAAAATGTAGAGTTCAACAACGGCCGGGTGGGTCAGTGGGGCATCTCCTACCCCGGTTTCTACACCGTGGCGGGTGCCGTCAATGCGCATCCGGCCCTGAAAGCATCATCACCCCAGGCCCCGGTTTCGGATTTTTTCTTCGACGATTTCCACCACAACGGCGCGTTTATTCAGGCCTATATTTTCGCTTACCCGGTGTTTGGCATTCAGCACCCAAAACCCACCACCGAAAGCTGGTTTATGCCAGCCATGTTTAACGCGACCATCAAAGATGGCTATCAATGGCAGTATGACCTGGGTCCGCTGAAGAACGCCGACCGGTATTATAAGGACAATTTTTTCTGGCAGGAAACCGTCAATCACCCCAACTACGACGAATTCTGGCAGAAACGCAACATTCTACCCCACCTCAAAAACGTTAAACACGCCGTGATGACCGTGGGCGGCTGGTTCGACGCGGAGGACCTGTACGGCCCGCTGAATGTGTACAAGACGCTGGAAAAGAACAACCCCGGGACTTACAACACCCTCGTCATGGGGCCGTTTGGCCACGGCCGCTGGTCGCAGGAAACGGGCCATACACTGCACAGCAACGTTTATTTCGGCGACAGCATTGCAACGTTTTACCAGAAAAACATTGAAGCCCCGTTTTTTAACCATTTCCTGAAAGGCCCCGGCGACGGAAAAACCGGCCTGCCGGATGCCTACCTGTTTGATACCGGTCGGAAAGAATGGAAAACGTTTGATCAGTGGCCCGCAGCCACCGCCCAGAAACGAACGTTCAGCCTGGACAACTCGGGGCAACTGACTCAGCAAGCTGGCGACGGCCGGGGGTTTCTCGAATTCATCAGCGACCCGATGAAGCCCGTGCCCTACACGGAAGACCTGTCGACGACGGCAAGTTTTACGCCCTTCAACTACATGTCGGAGGATCAGCGATTTGCCGGTAAACGGCCCGACGTGCTGGTGTTTCAGACCGAACCCCTAACCGAAGACCTGACCCTGGGGGGCGAGGTGACGGCCAAACTGAAAGTGAGCACAACCGGCACCGACGCCGACTGGGTTGTGAAGCTCATCGATGTGTACCCACCCGATGAACCCAACCATCCGTACGTGCTCAACAAGAACGTATTGCTGGCCAACTACCAGCAGATGGTACGCTCCGAAGCGATGCGCGGACGCTTCCGCAACTCGTTTGAGAAACCCGAACCGTTTAAACCCGGCGAGGTAACGGACGTCCAGTTCCGGCTGCAGGATGTGCTGCATACGTTTAAAAAGGGTCACCGGGTTATGGTGCAGGTGCAGAGTACCTGGTTTCCCCTTATCGACCGCAATCCGCAGAAATACGTCGATAACATCTTCAAAGCCAATGCGGAAGATTTCCAGAAAGCCACCCACCGGGTTTACAACAACTCCGTCCTTGAGGTACAGGTGCTGAAATAA
- a CDS encoding TonB-dependent receptor — translation MRISTRKLQLLLPLRAIFLSLLSFSVFAQTAGTITGKIVSSEGNPLSQVNVRVAGTRLGTITNDSGEYQINNVPAGEHTLVITRIGHQRIRHTLTVSPGQATQVFDLTMSENTEQLQEVVVEGKSSYKTDVPSNSLRLKTPLLEVPQNIQVINRQLIADQQIFDMLEGVSRNVSGVTKNEHWGNYARLNMRGSRVSPFRNGMNVTSVWGPLAEDMSMVERIEFVKGPAGFMMANGEPSGFYNIVTKKPTGVTKGEATMNVGSFDTYRATVDLDGKVSQDGRLLYRLNVMGQSKGSFRDFEYNDRYTVAPVLKYKLSDRTSLTAEYTYQFSRMSAIGSAYVFSANGLASLPRYSTIASANLEPTNINDHSAFLYLEHQINDKWKLTAQMAYLNYSQVGSSLWADSARVTGEVYRTVGIWDALDNSKFGQIFVNGEVTTGPVTHRILGGLDLGTRKYMADWSSTFQQYDSAFVFNANTPNYYLPTRLLPRFDRSRSLLQRAGTNVMSQSYAGLYVQDELRFLNDRIRLTLAGRVTTTRDSQYGAGTDETVFTPRIGASFSVNKQTSVYALYDQAFVPQSGTDRNGRAFDPITGNNLEAGLKKDWMDGRWNSTVSVYKITKNNVLATDPTNPNFSTQLGQTQASGVEVDVRGEIIPGMNLVLNYAYTDAKISKDTREENVGMPVPGFDRHVTNAWLSYRLQRGGLKGLGLSLGYQWELDRYGWFSDATSKDPTLPNVFRADGSISWSNPRMTVALNVNNIFDVSSYSGAYYSWSKAYYWQYDPPRNFRLSIGYRF, via the coding sequence ATGCGCATCTCTACTCGAAAATTACAGTTATTACTGCCTCTTCGGGCGATTTTTTTAAGTCTTCTCAGTTTCTCAGTATTTGCTCAAACAGCCGGTACGATCACCGGAAAAATAGTTTCATCTGAAGGTAACCCCCTGTCGCAGGTCAACGTCCGGGTTGCAGGAACCCGTCTGGGAACCATCACTAACGATTCCGGTGAATACCAGATCAACAACGTACCGGCGGGCGAACATACACTGGTTATCACCCGGATTGGTCACCAGCGCATTCGGCACACCCTCACGGTATCGCCTGGTCAGGCAACGCAGGTATTCGATCTGACCATGAGCGAAAACACAGAACAGCTTCAGGAAGTAGTGGTGGAGGGCAAAAGCTCGTACAAAACCGACGTTCCCTCGAACAGCCTGCGCCTGAAAACTCCGCTGCTTGAAGTGCCGCAGAACATTCAGGTGATAAATCGGCAATTGATCGCTGATCAGCAGATTTTCGACATGCTGGAAGGGGTTTCCCGCAACGTTAGCGGGGTTACCAAAAACGAACACTGGGGCAACTACGCCCGGCTGAACATGCGCGGATCGCGGGTTTCACCGTTCCGGAACGGCATGAATGTCACCTCCGTCTGGGGACCGCTGGCCGAAGATATGTCGATGGTGGAACGGATTGAATTTGTGAAAGGTCCGGCCGGTTTCATGATGGCGAACGGCGAACCCAGTGGTTTCTACAATATTGTTACCAAAAAGCCAACCGGCGTAACAAAAGGGGAGGCCACAATGAACGTCGGCAGCTTCGATACCTACCGGGCCACGGTGGACCTGGACGGTAAAGTGAGCCAGGACGGTCGGTTGTTGTACCGCCTGAATGTGATGGGTCAGTCGAAAGGTTCTTTCCGGGATTTTGAATACAACGACCGGTATACTGTAGCGCCGGTTTTGAAATACAAGCTCAGCGACCGCACTTCACTGACCGCCGAGTACACCTACCAGTTCTCGCGGATGTCGGCCATCGGTTCGGCCTACGTTTTCTCGGCCAACGGGCTGGCCAGCCTGCCGCGCTACTCGACCATTGCGTCGGCGAATCTGGAGCCAACGAACATCAACGACCACAGCGCCTTCCTGTATCTGGAACACCAGATCAACGACAAATGGAAGCTGACGGCTCAGATGGCGTACCTGAACTACAGCCAGGTGGGTTCGTCGCTCTGGGCTGATTCGGCCCGGGTGACGGGTGAAGTCTACCGGACCGTGGGCATCTGGGACGCCCTCGACAACAGCAAATTTGGACAGATTTTTGTCAATGGCGAAGTAACGACGGGCCCCGTTACGCACCGCATTCTGGGTGGTCTGGACCTGGGTACCCGGAAATACATGGCCGACTGGAGTTCTACTTTCCAACAGTACGACAGCGCCTTTGTCTTCAACGCCAACACTCCGAATTATTACCTGCCCACCCGGTTGCTGCCCCGGTTCGACCGGTCGCGCAGCCTGCTGCAACGCGCGGGAACCAACGTCATGTCTCAGTCGTACGCCGGTTTGTACGTGCAGGATGAACTGCGTTTTCTGAACGACCGGATTCGCTTAACGCTGGCCGGCCGGGTGACTACAACCCGAGACAGCCAGTACGGCGCCGGTACGGACGAAACCGTGTTTACTCCGCGAATTGGGGCCAGCTTTTCCGTCAATAAGCAAACGTCGGTGTACGCTCTGTACGATCAGGCTTTTGTTCCGCAGTCGGGTACCGACCGCAACGGCCGGGCTTTCGATCCGATCACCGGAAACAACCTGGAAGCCGGTTTGAAAAAGGACTGGATGGATGGCCGCTGGAACTCAACGGTGTCGGTTTACAAGATCACCAAAAACAACGTGCTGGCGACGGATCCCACCAACCCGAACTTCTCGACGCAACTGGGCCAGACCCAGGCCAGTGGGGTGGAAGTGGACGTACGGGGGGAAATTATCCCGGGCATGAACCTGGTTCTGAACTACGCCTATACCGACGCCAAAATCAGCAAGGACACCCGCGAGGAGAATGTGGGTATGCCGGTGCCGGGCTTCGACCGCCACGTGACCAACGCCTGGCTTTCGTACCGGTTGCAGCGGGGCGGTTTGAAAGGACTCGGTCTGTCGCTGGGCTACCAGTGGGAGCTCGACCGCTACGGTTGGTTTAGCGATGCCACGTCCAAAGACCCGACGCTGCCCAACGTATTCCGGGCCGATGGTTCAATTTCGTGGAGCAATCCCCGCATGACCGTGGCGCTGAACGTCAATAACATTTTCGATGTATCATCGTATTCAGGCGCTTATTATTCCTGGAGCAAGGCGTACTACTGGCAGTATGACCCCCCGCGTAATTTCCGTCTGAGCATTGGATATCGGTTCTAA
- a CDS encoding PepSY-associated TM helix domain-containing protein, with amino-acid sequence MTVKKMVGKLHLWLGLSSGLLVFIVAITGCILAFEHEIKTVVRPFQYVEPVANATVLPPSRLQAIAEKQVPGKPAKGVNYGERGHSVNVPFYGAAPDYYYQVYLNPYTGEVLKVVDEETDFFHFILHGHYYLWLPEEIGQPVVAYGTLVFTMLLITGMVLWWPKNLNKTNRNKSFRIKWKAQWRRVNYDLHNVPGFYALTISVVLAVTGMIFGIEWLSNSIYWATTGGKTMPVYRQPLSDSTAARQFTDPVDRLWYRFYPTKAETASLFISTPELASESISVSINHRPGTYYKTDYYNFDQYTLKELKGEGPYFGVYDKAGLGDKLRRMNYDIHVGAILSLPGKILAFCASLICASLPVTGFIIWWGRRKKKSVKPQRRVARPQQQVRV; translated from the coding sequence ATGACGGTAAAAAAAATGGTTGGAAAACTGCACCTTTGGCTCGGACTATCGTCCGGGCTTTTGGTGTTTATAGTGGCCATCACGGGCTGCATCCTGGCTTTCGAGCACGAAATCAAAACGGTGGTTCGCCCTTTTCAGTACGTTGAACCCGTTGCCAACGCCACGGTTCTGCCGCCTTCCCGGTTGCAGGCCATTGCGGAAAAACAAGTGCCCGGTAAACCGGCCAAGGGCGTTAATTACGGCGAACGGGGCCACAGTGTCAACGTGCCGTTTTACGGGGCCGCTCCGGATTATTACTACCAGGTTTACCTGAACCCGTATACCGGCGAAGTGCTGAAAGTAGTGGATGAGGAGACGGATTTCTTCCATTTCATTCTCCACGGACACTACTACCTGTGGTTACCCGAGGAAATTGGGCAGCCGGTGGTCGCGTACGGTACCCTGGTTTTCACGATGCTGCTGATCACGGGAATGGTGCTCTGGTGGCCTAAGAACCTGAACAAAACCAATCGCAACAAAAGCTTCAGAATCAAGTGGAAGGCCCAGTGGCGCCGGGTCAATTACGACCTTCACAACGTACCCGGTTTTTACGCTCTGACGATCTCGGTGGTTCTGGCCGTTACGGGTATGATCTTCGGCATTGAGTGGCTTTCCAACTCGATTTACTGGGCTACTACGGGCGGAAAAACGATGCCCGTATACCGCCAGCCCCTTTCCGACTCCACCGCGGCCCGGCAGTTTACCGACCCGGTCGACCGGCTGTGGTACCGGTTTTATCCAACCAAGGCCGAAACCGCCAGCCTTTTTATCTCTACGCCCGAACTGGCTTCGGAGTCGATCAGCGTGTCGATCAATCACCGGCCGGGGACGTATTACAAAACCGATTACTACAATTTTGACCAGTATACGCTGAAAGAATTGAAGGGGGAAGGACCGTATTTCGGAGTTTATGACAAAGCCGGTTTGGGCGACAAGCTCCGCCGGATGAATTACGATATTCACGTGGGGGCCATCCTGAGTTTACCCGGTAAAATTCTGGCTTTCTGCGCCAGCCTGATCTGCGCCAGCTTGCCCGTTACGGGTTTCATTATCTGGTGGGGACGGCGGAAGAAAAAGTCCGTCAAACCGCAGCGTCGGGTTGCCCGGCCGCAGCAGCAGGTCAGGGTGTAA